A stretch of the Fibrobacter sp. genome encodes the following:
- a CDS encoding TIGR02171 family protein, whose amino-acid sequence MKIRCVALFMLMLVVMGLVSCDYSDAAYGELLLAEESQEHSGMLLISASGRNVILGTKDKESSLKDRPSMKVEFSYDFYLGKHEVTCGEVQKYLENFSCRDDEQPAVNVTYFDAVLVANERSKAEGFDTAYVYTSAEYDNEGHCVGLVGFAFNPGAEAYRLPTEAEWLLAAKHDWNPQNGWNSENSEYRTHRVCSNGTTTAGFCDLSGNVKEWVNDWLGQLRDTTISNYGGAPDGGLVGERVLKGGSYRDSPENIKLYSRGDIYTVISSMKADYVGFRLAFGKIPDVTWLGRDGLAGNSRVFPLVNASEIKQLIGTYRLKLAFRNDVTGNLSYIDFSGGASTVMEITDSIEVYHPEISPNGRKVAFCTKFEGAGGTSQVYVRDLSVRGTGLVKLDVKSAAIPRWRVLPNGDTVIVYVSDAGVNTNDVDFAKKSTWQVKFENGKFGSPEKLFDGAYHDGISADDRLAISGARLLRARVKGKDEVWYNGEQACNASLSKDMSKRTLFLDFAGKTGQTFVGEKYITHKRLLIADSTGKLVQSISAPDGYTFDHSEWVDSTKVIVSLASSAMNHEKIAVVNLQDSSVTALVDGDELWHPCMWIQHMSSSSDGQGSTLDFDSAGVYYTSKVPFYGLELREKMERFWLRKDSVTAVILGSSRVLFGIDDRAIKSERALNMGFSSGDIPSAHYLFLHYVLNHIKNLKTVVVELSPDFFNSVPELFLKPLLDNAPGYKYDENHDFWKDGVSDSFLDAVSMSPKPFDSFTLYYDPEDFLMPSGQWGRAEVLHDLSWVTLEDLTVQSNFILMRDIVNHAKVRDVKVVVIVTPQNPGYRKTKAFGLYGAERSVAKSIIDTVAAMDVVMFDENKDGLHDYTDEMAFNTDHLSGLGAKQLTRRLDSLLMSLKK is encoded by the coding sequence ATGAAGATTCGTTGTGTAGCTCTCTTTATGCTGATGCTTGTTGTCATGGGCCTTGTTTCCTGCGACTATTCTGACGCTGCATACGGGGAATTACTTTTGGCGGAGGAAAGCCAAGAACATTCTGGAATGCTGTTGATTAGTGCTAGCGGCAGAAACGTAATCCTTGGAACCAAGGACAAAGAGTCTTCACTTAAGGATCGTCCCTCCATGAAGGTGGAGTTTTCCTATGACTTCTATTTAGGAAAACATGAAGTTACGTGTGGCGAAGTCCAAAAGTACCTGGAAAATTTTTCATGTCGAGATGACGAGCAGCCTGCTGTGAATGTGACCTACTTTGATGCGGTTCTTGTAGCAAATGAGAGAAGCAAGGCTGAGGGCTTTGATACAGCATACGTGTATACCAGTGCGGAATATGACAACGAAGGCCATTGTGTTGGATTGGTTGGTTTTGCCTTCAATCCCGGAGCAGAGGCATACCGTTTGCCTACGGAAGCAGAATGGCTGCTTGCCGCAAAGCATGACTGGAATCCTCAGAATGGCTGGAACTCGGAAAACTCGGAATACAGAACTCACAGGGTTTGCTCCAACGGCACGACAACCGCCGGTTTCTGTGATTTGTCTGGAAACGTAAAGGAATGGGTGAACGATTGGCTTGGCCAGCTTCGTGATACAACCATAAGCAATTATGGCGGCGCTCCTGATGGAGGCCTTGTGGGGGAAAGGGTCTTAAAGGGTGGTAGCTATAGGGATTCTCCTGAAAATATAAAGCTTTACAGTCGTGGTGATATCTATACCGTTATTTCATCTATGAAGGCAGACTACGTTGGCTTTAGGCTTGCCTTTGGAAAGATTCCCGATGTTACGTGGCTTGGGCGGGATGGCCTCGCCGGAAACAGCAGGGTCTTCCCTCTGGTGAATGCTTCCGAGATAAAGCAGTTGATAGGAACCTACAGACTGAAACTGGCGTTTAGGAACGATGTGACAGGAAATCTATCCTATATCGATTTCTCTGGCGGTGCATCAACGGTAATGGAAATTACTGATAGTATAGAGGTCTATCATCCTGAAATTTCACCCAATGGCAGGAAGGTGGCTTTCTGCACCAAGTTTGAAGGAGCAGGTGGAACATCCCAGGTTTATGTTCGTGACTTGAGTGTCCGAGGTACTGGGCTTGTAAAACTGGATGTGAAAAGTGCCGCCATACCACGATGGCGTGTGTTGCCTAATGGCGATACCGTTATTGTGTATGTTTCCGACGCCGGTGTAAATACCAACGATGTTGATTTTGCTAAAAAATCCACCTGGCAGGTTAAATTTGAAAATGGAAAGTTTGGCAGCCCCGAGAAATTGTTTGATGGTGCCTATCACGATGGCATATCTGCAGATGACCGACTGGCTATTTCCGGGGCCCGATTGCTAAGGGCTCGCGTGAAGGGGAAAGATGAGGTGTGGTATAACGGAGAACAGGCTTGTAATGCTTCACTTTCCAAGGACATGTCAAAGAGAACGTTGTTCCTTGATTTTGCCGGCAAGACAGGGCAAACGTTTGTTGGCGAAAAATACATTACCCATAAACGTTTGTTGATTGCCGATAGCACGGGCAAATTGGTTCAAAGCATCTCTGCTCCGGATGGCTATACCTTTGACCATAGCGAATGGGTTGATAGCACAAAAGTTATTGTTTCCTTGGCTAGCTCGGCCATGAACCATGAAAAAATCGCCGTCGTTAACTTGCAGGATAGTAGCGTTACTGCTCTTGTAGATGGCGACGAACTTTGGCATCCCTGCATGTGGATTCAGCACATGTCCTCGTCGTCAGATGGACAGGGCTCCACCTTGGATTTTGACAGCGCTGGTGTTTATTATACGTCAAAGGTTCCGTTCTATGGACTAGAACTTCGTGAAAAAATGGAGAGATTCTGGTTGCGAAAGGATTCCGTAACGGCTGTGATTCTTGGAAGTTCCAGAGTCTTGTTTGGTATAGATGATCGAGCCATTAAATCTGAAAGAGCCTTGAACATGGGCTTCTCTTCGGGTGATATTCCCAGTGCCCATTATCTTTTCTTGCACTATGTGCTAAATCATATCAAAAACTTAAAGACCGTGGTTGTGGAACTGTCTCCTGATTTTTTCAATTCTGTTCCGGAACTATTCTTGAAACCTTTGCTAGATAATGCTCCTGGTTATAAGTACGATGAAAATCACGATTTCTGGAAGGATGGCGTGAGCGATTCTTTCCTAGATGCGGTTTCCATGAGTCCTAAGCCCTTTGATTCCTTTACCCTTTATTACGATCCGGAAGATTTCCTGATGCCTTCAGGTCAGTGGGGCCGTGCGGAGGTTTTGCATGACTTGTCCTGGGTGACGCTTGAAGATCTAACCGTCCAATCCAACTTTATTTTGATGCGAGACATTGTCAATCATGCAAAGGTTCGCGATGTCAAGGTGGTGGTCATTGTCACTCCCCAAAACCCTGGATATCGAAAGACGAAGGCTTTTGGCCTATATGGAGCTGAACGTTCTGTAGCAAAATCTATAATTGATACTGTTGCTGCCATGGATGTGGTAATGTTTGACGAAAATAAGGACGGCTTGCATGACTATACCGATGAAATGGCTTTTAATACGGATCATCTTAGTGGCTTAGGAGCAAAGCAGTTGACTCGACGACTTGATTCCTTGCTGATGAGCTTAAAGAAGTAA
- a CDS encoding TIGR02171 family protein, translated as MKNLKFLYVLILGLLYGCSSDGSLSAHEDSAYESFKVSTEQDQAHEGMVRVLAKNTTYYVGTDEETAKANEKPKMKVKFGYDFSIGIHEVTCREMGEDFCSKDTEDYANLPVVYVTYFDAVLYANKRSVEEGLDTAYTYGKASYDEEGRCIGLSDLKFKPDVNAYRLPTEAEWMLVSSGSWNPAKSWNSSNSEFKRHPVCSADTSGMPVCDMAGNVSEWVNDWLGYFADTVMTNFAGALNEGSVGERVLKGGSFRNGEKNLFRYSRGDIYTVVSSMKAEYVGFRLAFGSIPKASFLSGKNTASPGNYNMVASLTDLRQATGTYQTKFAFRDDVTGNLVFVDGHSGNYDFVVIEDSIEVYHPEISPDGKRVAFCSKQEGVAGVSKLFVRDLNASGSNLVQLDVESAAIPRWRILDNGDTVIVYVSDAGVNSEESRWMEKSTWQVKFSGGKFGKTQKLFDGSFHGGVSEDGSLAVTGARLLRARLMESSMQTGENLVWYGEEQACNVSLSRDGSKRTLFLDFGGRTGHQFVGESYRTHQNLLVVDSTGDLVQHVAAPAGYSFDHTEWAVGSESAGGENLVVATLTNGNGAHTTIVLVDMDSEKVIPLVEGDELWHPSLWVKSVNKSANGISLDSAGEYLTEFHDSEQALYRHKLGLFWKNFDETEILLVGSSRTEWGLNPDLYPERKMLNVGVSGIDIGRDLYFIKNYGLNHGKNLKAIVLSVDLDGWRGYEDHLELVMVAGSGYTYDANHGFWADSIPEGFLQAVEDGLPADDFVTKDYTEAGGRCRESVSWTSAPIEVVFDSVFTPSQEKYLDGKLKELKEVVEMASKRDIYVIGIVFPQAPQYKNTGSFGVYGLQRSVAKKKLQWLDSLAKENSHFVLMDEYKMGDHDYPDYMALNRDHLSCEGAEQVTNRLVDKLDSLMK; from the coding sequence ATGAAGAACTTGAAATTCTTATATGTGCTGATTCTAGGGCTGCTATATGGTTGCAGTTCCGATGGCTCCTTGTCGGCTCATGAGGATTCTGCGTACGAATCATTTAAGGTGTCTACAGAACAGGACCAGGCCCATGAGGGAATGGTTCGTGTCTTAGCCAAGAATACGACCTATTATGTAGGAACCGATGAGGAAACGGCCAAGGCTAACGAAAAACCGAAAATGAAGGTCAAGTTTGGCTACGACTTTTCCATAGGAATTCATGAAGTTACCTGCAGGGAAATGGGTGAGGACTTTTGCTCGAAAGATACTGAGGATTATGCCAACCTGCCTGTGGTATATGTGACCTATTTCGATGCCGTTCTGTATGCGAATAAACGCAGTGTTGAAGAAGGCTTGGATACAGCCTATACCTATGGAAAGGCTTCCTATGATGAAGAAGGCCGTTGCATCGGTCTTTCTGACTTGAAATTTAAACCGGACGTGAACGCCTATCGCCTGCCAACAGAAGCAGAATGGATGCTGGTTTCCTCGGGAAGTTGGAATCCCGCAAAAAGCTGGAACAGCTCCAATTCCGAATTCAAGCGGCATCCTGTTTGCTCTGCAGATACTTCGGGCATGCCTGTTTGTGACATGGCTGGTAATGTGTCGGAATGGGTGAATGACTGGTTAGGATATTTTGCTGATACTGTAATGACCAACTTTGCAGGAGCCTTGAATGAAGGTAGTGTCGGTGAACGTGTTTTGAAGGGCGGAAGTTTCCGTAACGGCGAGAAGAATCTGTTCCGCTATAGTCGCGGCGATATCTACACTGTGGTTTCTTCCATGAAGGCGGAGTATGTGGGTTTCCGCCTGGCTTTTGGTTCTATTCCTAAGGCATCTTTCCTAAGTGGCAAGAATACCGCTTCGCCTGGAAATTATAACATGGTTGCCTCTCTGACGGATTTACGTCAGGCTACAGGAACCTATCAGACAAAGTTCGCCTTTAGAGATGACGTAACGGGAAACCTTGTTTTCGTAGATGGCCATAGCGGAAATTACGATTTTGTTGTCATCGAGGATTCTATTGAAGTTTATCATCCCGAAATTTCTCCAGACGGCAAACGTGTGGCCTTTTGCTCAAAGCAGGAAGGCGTTGCTGGAGTTTCTAAGCTGTTCGTCCGAGATTTGAATGCTTCTGGCAGTAACCTGGTTCAACTTGATGTAGAAAGCGCCGCCATTCCTCGCTGGAGAATTCTTGACAACGGTGATACGGTTATCGTCTACGTATCGGACGCTGGGGTGAATTCTGAGGAATCCAGATGGATGGAAAAATCCACTTGGCAGGTGAAATTCTCCGGAGGCAAGTTCGGAAAAACGCAAAAGCTTTTTGATGGATCGTTCCATGGGGGAGTCAGCGAGGACGGTTCTCTTGCAGTGACGGGCGCAAGACTGCTTCGGGCTCGTCTTATGGAAAGCTCTATGCAGACCGGAGAAAACCTGGTGTGGTATGGCGAAGAGCAGGCTTGCAATGTGTCTCTTTCTCGTGATGGTTCGAAACGGACGTTGTTCTTGGATTTTGGAGGCCGCACGGGACATCAGTTTGTAGGCGAGAGTTACAGGACTCATCAGAATCTTCTTGTTGTAGATAGTACCGGAGACCTTGTTCAGCACGTTGCTGCGCCGGCCGGCTATAGCTTTGATCATACGGAATGGGCTGTCGGCAGTGAATCGGCTGGAGGAGAAAATCTAGTTGTGGCGACTTTGACAAATGGCAACGGGGCGCATACAACAATCGTTCTGGTCGATATGGATTCAGAGAAGGTTATTCCCCTTGTGGAAGGTGATGAACTTTGGCATCCGTCGTTGTGGGTGAAATCTGTGAATAAGTCTGCTAATGGAATAAGCCTAGATAGCGCTGGCGAGTACTTGACGGAATTCCATGATTCAGAACAGGCTCTGTATAGGCATAAGCTTGGTTTGTTCTGGAAAAACTTCGACGAAACAGAAATTCTGCTGGTAGGCAGTTCCAGAACGGAATGGGGCCTTAATCCAGACCTGTATCCGGAAAGAAAAATGCTCAATGTGGGAGTCTCCGGAATTGACATTGGCCGTGATCTGTATTTTATCAAGAATTATGGATTGAACCATGGGAAAAACCTGAAGGCCATTGTCTTGTCTGTAGATTTGGATGGATGGCGTGGTTACGAGGACCATCTGGAGTTGGTGATGGTTGCGGGCTCTGGCTATACTTACGATGCTAACCATGGTTTTTGGGCGGATTCCATTCCCGAAGGTTTTTTGCAGGCTGTAGAAGATGGCTTGCCTGCAGATGATTTTGTAACAAAGGATTACACGGAAGCGGGGGGTCGTTGTAGAGAGTCTGTTTCATGGACGTCGGCTCCCATTGAAGTGGTCTTTGATTCTGTATTTACACCGAGTCAGGAAAAGTATCTTGATGGAAAATTGAAGGAATTGAAAGAGGTTGTGGAAATGGCCTCAAAGAGAGATATTTACGTAATTGGAATTGTATTCCCGCAGGCTCCTCAATACAAGAATACAGGAAGCTTTGGGGTTTATGGCTTGCAGAGAAGCGTTGCCAAGAAGAAATTGCAGTGGTTGGATTCTCTAGCCAAGGAAAACTCTCATTTTGTTCTGATGGATGAATACAAGATGGGCGACCATGACTATCCAGACTATATGGCTCTTAATCGAGATCATTTAAGCTGTGAAGGTGCGGAACAGGTAACCAACCGTTTGGTGGATAAGCTAGATTCTCTCATGAAATAA
- a CDS encoding TIGR02171 family protein, with the protein MSFRNNCFPYVCLVCVFLLWGCDTGSYGDFAELDYSAIKTGVDAEREGMILVKANGSHGRIGTNGPKGMPVEMPSMRVSFDYDFSLGKHEVTCAEYKTYSKEWTKLFDCEHSDNPVANVTFFDAVLYANARSKDEGYDTAYSYTGMNFDSEGNCIGLDGLEFNPDKDAYRLPTEAEWSLAAAQGWSSGKSWNSRNSEYRTHKVCTKPENEVGFCDMAGNVMEWVNDWKGCFKDTSLSNFAGAPDGGRLGERVVKGGSYRNESNAINLYSRGDVYTVTSSTKADYVGFRIAFGAIPEPSWMGLDGQPVESRVLLRTLADEVQRKTRRNNVILAFRNDISGNIAYVRYGFTPLSVIEIHDTLDAYHPDVSPDGSKVAFCTKPEGVGGESAIYVRTLSSTSKKPIKLGLVNAAIPRWRVLDNGDTVIVFVSDAGNNKNESAWKQESTWQVKFMNGKFGRPEKLFDGTYNGGVSSDNRLAVSGARLLRVSQEDSSGVSRETLWYNGEQACNVSLSNDGSNRTLFLDFAGNTGKDFVGESYKTHQRLLIADSTGKLVQSVGAPDGYTFDHSEWASGEIIRGETDGIAVATLTGSDGSHKKIVLVDLKDSSVMTLAESDELWHPSLRIVPLGIPENSKLDPDSAGLYIGDKQDNESVIWRYKMELFWQYYNSTEILVVGSSRAMAGVNPGAFRSGYSALNMAQTPNSIYTSRDFMRNYGFTHMKNLKYLIVSLDIDFWWKADDEEENIFKNRYEQYPGFLYDSHHDFWKDGYPDGLLELTRQATGNEIGGLYTLYKGVDRGTHCLGFGGPYPEVNFDSTYFDKRPELIDNSLAAVQDMILDAKKHDVHVIGVLFPQSQYYLSTGAYGRYGLRRSKAADVVKRIRELEKKNSNFTLFDENKMGNHTYDNKQAHDFDHLCLDGATFLASRLDTLITKIDQKK; encoded by the coding sequence ATGTCTTTTCGGAATAACTGTTTCCCTTATGTGTGCCTAGTTTGCGTATTCCTATTGTGGGGATGCGATACTGGGTCGTATGGGGATTTTGCGGAACTGGACTATTCTGCCATCAAGACGGGAGTTGACGCCGAACGTGAAGGTATGATTCTTGTAAAGGCGAATGGATCCCACGGAAGAATTGGTACTAATGGTCCTAAGGGAATGCCTGTGGAAATGCCCTCCATGAGAGTGAGCTTTGACTATGATTTTTCCCTGGGAAAGCATGAGGTGACATGCGCAGAGTACAAGACGTATTCAAAGGAATGGACTAAGTTATTTGATTGCGAACATTCCGACAATCCTGTTGCAAACGTGACGTTCTTTGATGCGGTGCTTTATGCGAACGCAAGAAGTAAGGATGAGGGCTATGACACGGCCTACAGTTACACCGGTATGAATTTTGACTCTGAGGGAAATTGCATCGGTTTGGATGGCTTAGAGTTTAATCCGGATAAGGATGCCTATCGCTTGCCTACTGAAGCAGAATGGAGCCTGGCTGCTGCTCAGGGATGGTCTTCGGGAAAAAGCTGGAATAGCCGAAATTCTGAATACAGAACCCATAAGGTCTGTACCAAGCCTGAAAACGAGGTGGGATTTTGCGACATGGCAGGCAATGTCATGGAATGGGTAAATGACTGGAAGGGCTGTTTCAAGGATACGTCCTTGTCGAATTTTGCCGGCGCTCCTGATGGAGGCCGTCTTGGTGAACGCGTTGTGAAGGGCGGCTCCTATCGCAATGAATCCAATGCCATCAATCTGTACAGCCGAGGCGATGTTTATACAGTGACCTCCTCGACTAAGGCGGACTATGTGGGCTTTAGGATTGCCTTCGGAGCCATTCCTGAACCATCTTGGATGGGGCTGGATGGTCAGCCTGTGGAAAGTCGCGTGCTTTTACGAACCTTGGCTGATGAGGTCCAGAGAAAAACAAGGCGAAACAACGTGATTCTAGCCTTCCGCAATGACATCTCTGGAAATATCGCTTATGTGAGATATGGATTTACTCCGTTGTCTGTTATAGAAATTCACGACACCCTGGATGCGTACCATCCCGATGTTTCACCTGACGGATCCAAGGTTGCCTTCTGTACAAAGCCGGAAGGTGTGGGCGGTGAATCCGCTATATATGTTCGAACGTTGAGCTCAACAAGCAAGAAACCCATAAAGCTGGGACTGGTAAATGCCGCTATTCCTCGCTGGAGAGTTCTGGACAACGGCGATACCGTGATTGTATTTGTTAGCGATGCCGGAAACAACAAGAATGAATCCGCCTGGAAGCAGGAATCAACCTGGCAGGTGAAATTCATGAACGGAAAGTTTGGACGCCCTGAAAAGCTGTTTGATGGAACCTACAATGGCGGCGTCAGCTCTGACAATCGTTTGGCGGTTTCTGGAGCGAGGTTGCTGCGTGTAAGCCAGGAGGATTCCTCTGGCGTTTCCCGCGAGACATTGTGGTACAACGGTGAACAGGCTTGCAACGTTTCCTTGTCAAACGACGGCTCGAATCGAACCCTGTTCCTTGACTTTGCTGGAAATACAGGCAAGGATTTTGTAGGGGAGAGTTACAAGACTCACCAACGCCTTTTGATCGCCGACAGTACTGGCAAACTTGTACAGTCTGTTGGCGCTCCGGATGGCTATACCTTTGACCATAGCGAATGGGCCTCTGGCGAAATCATTCGGGGCGAAACCGATGGCATTGCGGTAGCAACCTTGACGGGTTCCGATGGAAGCCATAAGAAAATTGTCTTGGTGGACCTTAAGGACAGTTCCGTGATGACGCTTGCAGAAAGCGATGAACTTTGGCACCCTAGTTTAAGGATTGTTCCGCTAGGTATACCGGAAAATTCAAAGCTTGATCCCGACAGTGCCGGGCTTTACATTGGTGATAAACAGGATAACGAATCTGTTATTTGGCGCTACAAGATGGAATTGTTCTGGCAGTATTACAACAGTACAGAAATTCTTGTGGTCGGTTCCTCTAGGGCCATGGCAGGCGTGAATCCGGGAGCCTTCAGAAGTGGCTATTCCGCCTTGAATATGGCCCAAACTCCCAACTCCATTTATACTTCCAGAGATTTCATGCGGAACTATGGCTTTACCCACATGAAAAATCTGAAGTACCTGATTGTTTCTTTGGATATTGATTTCTGGTGGAAGGCCGACGATGAAGAGGAAAATATCTTTAAGAATCGGTATGAACAGTACCCGGGATTTCTCTACGATTCCCATCATGATTTCTGGAAGGATGGATACCCGGATGGCCTGCTGGAATTAACGAGACAGGCTACCGGCAATGAGATTGGGGGCTTGTATACCTTGTATAAGGGCGTTGACAGAGGTACTCACTGCCTTGGCTTTGGCGGCCCCTATCCCGAAGTGAATTTCGATAGCACCTACTTTGACAAGCGCCCGGAACTTATTGACAACTCCCTTGCCGCAGTACAGGACATGATTTTGGATGCGAAGAAACATGATGTCCATGTTATTGGAGTCCTGTTCCCTCAGAGTCAGTATTACCTAAGTACGGGAGCCTACGGTCGCTACGGATTGAGACGCAGTAAAGCTGCCGACGTGGTCAAGAGAATCCGTGAACTGGAAAAGAAAAATTCCAACTTCACCTTGTTCGATGAAAATAAGATGGGCAATCACACCTACGACAACAAGCAGGCTCACGACTTTGACCATCTTTGTCTTGATGGCGCAACATTCCTGGCGTCGCGACTAGACACCCTTATTACCAAGATAGACCAAAAGAAATGA